GGGTTGAAGACGCACTGCAAGACGGCGCTCGTGGTGCGCCAGGAAGGCTCCACGATCCGCCGCTACTGCCACCTGGGCACCGGCAACTACAACCCGAAGACGGCCCGCACCTACGAAGACCTGGGGCTGCTGACGGCCGCGCCCGAAGTCGGCGCGGACCTCACCGACCTGTTCAACGTGCTCACCGGCTACGCCCGGCACGGCACGTACCGGCGGATCCTGGTGTCCCCGCACGGCATCCGGCTCGGCATCGTGGAACGCATCGAGGCGGAAGCGGAACGCGCTCGCTCCGGGCTGCCGTGCGGGATCCGGATGAAGGTCAACTCGCTGGTCGACGAGCAGATCATCGACGCGCTGTACCGGGCTTCGCTGGCGGGCGTGCCGATCCGGATCGTGGTGCGCGGCATCTGCGCGCTGCAGGCCGGGGTGGACGGCCTCAGCGAGAACATCGAGGTGCGCTCCATCCTGGGGCGTTTCCTGGAGCACTCCCGGGTGTTCCACTTCGTCGGCATCGACGAGCGCTGGATCGGCAGCGCCGACATGATGCACCGCAACCTGGACCGCCGGATCGAGGCGCAGGTGCGGGTGGTCGACCCGAAGCTGACCGAACAGCTGGACGCGATGCTGGATTCGGCGCTGCACCCGTCCACGCGGTGCTGGGTGCTCAACGCCAAGGGCGATTGGGAGGCCTCCCCGCGCAGCGGCGAGCAGGTCCGCGACCACCAGGCGGAAATGCTGCGCCAGCACGGGGCGAAGGTGCAATGACCGCGGCGCACGAACCGGAGCAACCGATGACGACGAGCAGGCCGGTCACGATCCGGGCCGCGGGTGCGGTGCTGTGGCGCCCGGGCACCGACGGGGCGCCCGAGGTGGCCGTGGTGCACCGCCCGCGCTACGACGATTGGTCGCTGCCGAAGGGAAAACTCGATCCGGGTGAGACGGCTGCGCACGCCGCCGCGCGGGAAGTGCTGGAGGAGACCGGGTTCGGCTGCGTGCTCTCCGGCTTCCTGAGCCGGGTCCGCTACGAGGTGCCGGGGGCGGACGGCGGCACCGGCAAGCAGGTCGACTACTTCACCGCCCGCGCCGGCGACGGCCACTTCGAGGTCAACGACGAGGTCGACGAACTCGTGTGGACGGCGCTGCCCAAGGCCCGGGAACTGCTGAGCTACCGGCAGGACCGGCACGTCCTGGACGAGTTCGCGGCGCTGCCCGACGACCCGGTGACGCTGCTGCTGGTGCGGCACGCGAAAGCCGGGAAGCGGGCGGACTTCGACGGCGACGACACGCTGCGCCCGCTGTCCGGGGCCGGCCGCAGGCAGCGCGACGCACTGCACTCCTGGCTGCCGCTGTTCGGCCCGGAACGGGTCTACTCGGCGCCTCGGGTGCGCTGCGCGCAGACGGTGCAACCGCTGGCGACGGACCTCGGCATCGAAGTCGCCCCGGAGCCGCTGCTGTCCGAGGAGGGCTACCTGGAGGACCCGGCCGCGGCCGTGCACCGGCTGCTGCGGATCGCCGCGGGCGCGGGCACCGCGGTGGTGTGCAGCCAAGGCGGCGTGATCCCGGATCTGGTGGGCAGGCTGGTGGAATCCGCCGCGCTGCACCCGGCCGAACCGGGCGAGGCCCCCGGCGACGCGCCCGCGGTGGGCGACGCCGTCAGCGGGGACGTGGTCAGCGCCAAGGGCAGCGTGTGGACGTTGCGGTTCAGCCGGGACGTACACACGGGCAACGGCTCCGGCCCACTATTACGCCTGGTCTCGGCTGCTTACTTGGCTGATGCTTCTGCCGCTGGATGATTTGCTTTGGTGTCCGGGTAGCGGAACCTCAGTCGGTCTCTCGCTGCGGGATCTTTTTCCCAAGTGGCTCCGCCACGAGGGAAAAAGCTGTCCTCGCGAGAGACCGACTGAGAACCCGCCGGTGGTCGGCTTTTCGACGTGGGCTATTCGCTGCGCGAATACAGGCACGGCCTTCGGCCGCAATGCAGGCTTGCTTCGCCGCCCACTGCACGGCTTCGCCGCTGGGCACGGCCTTCGGCCGCAATGCAGGCGTGGCTTCGCCCGCCCACTGCACGGCTTCGCCGCAAAGGCACGGTCTTCGGCCGCCAGGCAGGCTTGCTTCGCCGCCCAGCTGCGCGGCTGGGGCTGGGGGTGGCTCGCCGTGGGGTGGTTTTGGGGTGGAACGGCGATGATCCCGGCCCGATCGCTGTTGCGATCGCACCGGGATCATCGGTGAGAACCGGCGGAGCACCTTGGATGGGGCACGGCCGCGGTGCCCGTGGCACGGGTACCGGGGCCGCCCGCCGCTCCGCCGCCGCGCGTGGCGCGGGTGACGCTGCGCCGTGTGCGGGGACGCCACCCGCGAACGCCTGCGAAGCTCGGCTCGCTCAGGCGGCGAGCGCTCACTTCTTGGCGGTCTTGCGCGTGGTCTTGCCCGCGGAGGCCTTGGCGGTCGAGGTCTGGGCGCCGGACGTCTTGGCCGCGGAGGTCTTCGCGGCAGAGGTCTTGGCGGTCGACTTCGAGGCGGTGGCCTTCGGCGCGGCCTTGGTGGTGGCGGCCTTCTTCGGCGCCGCCTTGGTGGCCGGAGCCTTGGTGGCCGTCGACTTGGCGGCCGTGGCCTTGCCGGTGGCGGCCTTGGAAGCGGTCGCCTTGGTCGCCGTCGCCTTGGTGCCGGTGGACTTGGCGGCGGTCGCCTTGCTGCCAGCAGCCGTCTTCGGGGCTGCCTTGGCGGCGGCCGGCTTCGCGCTGGACCGCGTGGTGGCGGCCTTCTTCGGCGCGGTCTTGGTGGCCGCGGCGGTCTTCGCCGTGCTCCGGGTGCCCGCCGCCTTGGTGGCGGGAGCCTTGGTCGCCGTGGCGGCGGACTTGGCCGTGGCGCGCCCGGTGCCCGCGGTCTTCGTCGCGGTGCTGCGGGTGCCCGCGGACTTGGTGCCCGCCGACTTCGCGGCAGTCGCGCGGGGCAGTTTCCGGCTGCCGCCCACGACTTCCTTGAACTGGGTGCCGGCGCGGAATGCCGGGACGTTGGTCTTCTTCACCTTGACGGCCTCGCCGGTGCGCGGGTTGCGCGCGGTGCGGGCGGCACGTGCGCGCTTCTCGAAGACACCGAAGCCGGTGATGTTGACCTTTTCGCCCTTGTTGACGTTGCGGACGATGAGGTCCACGACGCCCTCCACCGCCTGACTGGCGGTCTTCTTGTCGCCGAGGCGTTCCGCAAGTGCCTCGATGAGTTGGGCTTTGTTCACTTCAGTCCCTCCCAGGACAACAACGGCCCCGTCGGGCCGACTCAAAACCCACGGTAAAGCCCTGAGTTGCCGAATGCCATTCGCCACGCCCCATTTTTTCGTTGGGGCGTGGGGCTTTCGGCGGCTCAGGGCTCGTTTCGCCGGTTTCCCGGTTGGGTTGTGAACGCCGGCCGCGGAACCGATTTTCCCTGCGCAGCAAGGAGAAAAGGCTCCGCGGCCGATCCGGATCAGCCCGTGCGGGCGGGCAGCGTGGCCGGTTTGAAGGAAGGGCGGGTTTTCTCGTACGTGTCGATCGTCTCGGCGTGGCGCAGGGTCAAACCGATGTCGTCGAGCCCTTCCAGCAGCCGCCAACGGGTGTAGTCGTCGATGGCGAACGGCACGGTGAGGTCTTTCGCCTGCACGGTCCGCTCTTGCAGATCGACGGTCACCTGGGTGCCGGGCTCGTTCTCCAGCAGCTTCCAGAGCAGTTCCACATCGGACTGGGCGCACTCGGCGGCGAGCAGTCCCTGTTTGCCGGAGTTGCCGCGGAAGATGTCGGCGAACCGGGAGGAGATGACCACCCGGAAGCCGTAGTCCTTGAGCGCCCACACGGCGTGCTCGCGGGACGATCCGGTGCCGAAGTCGGGTCCGGCGACCAGCACGCTGCCGTCGCGGAAGGCGTCGTTGTTGAGGATGAAGTTCTCGTCGTTGCGCCACGCGGCGAACAACGCGTCCTCGAACCCGGTGCGCGCGACCCGCTTGAGGTACACGGCGGGGATGATCTGGTCAGTGTCCACGTTGGACCGCCGCAGCGGAACGCCGACGCCGGTGTGCTGGGTGAACGGTTCCATCGTTGCTCCTTTCGGGTCGGGCGGATCAGTCGAGGTCGTCGGGCGAGGACAAGGTGCCGCGCACCGCGGTGGCGGCGGCCACCAGCGGGGAGACCAGGTGGGTGCGGCCGCCTTTGCCCTGCCGTCCCTCGAAGTTCCGGTTCGAGGTCGACGCGCTGCGCTCACCGGGGGCGAGCTGGTCGGGGTTCATCCCGAGGCACATGGAGCAGCCCGCCGAACGCCATTCGGCGCCCGCGGCGGTGAAAACCTCGTTGAGCCCTTCGGACTCGGCCTGCAGCCGGACCTTCATCGAGCCGGGCACCACCAGCATCCGCACGTCCTGGGCCACCTTGCGCCCGCCCAGGACGGCCGCTGCGGCCCGCAGGTCCTCGATGCGGCCGTTGGTGCACGAACCGAGGAAGACGGTGTCCACGGCGACCTCGCGCAGCGGCGTGCCGCCTTCCAGGCCCATGTAGTCGAGCGCCTTTTCCACGGCGTAGCGCTCGGAGTCGTCGCCGATGGTCGCCGGGTCGGGGATGCGCTCCCCCAGCGGCAGGCCCTGCCCGGGGTTGGTGCCCCAGGTGACGAACGGGGTCAGCGAGTCGGCGTCGAGGGTGATCTCGGCGTCGAATTCGGCGTCCTCGTCGGTGCGCAGCGTCTTCCAGTACTCGACGGCGGCGTCCCAGTCCTCGCCTTCCGGCGCGTGCGGGCGGCCCTTGAGGTACTCGAAGGTCGTCTCGTCGGGGGCGATCATGCCGGCGCGGGCGCCTGCTTCGATCGACATGTTGCAGACCGTCATGCGGGATTCCATGGACAGCTGCCGGATCGCCTCGCCCCGGTACTCCAGGACGTAGCCCTGCCCGCCGCCGGTCCCGATCCGGGCGATGACGGCGAGGATGATGTCCTTGCTCGTCACGCCGGGCCGCAACGTGCCTTCGACGTTGATGGCCATGGTCTTGAAGGGGCGCAGCGGCAGCGTCTGGGTGGCCAGCACGTGCTCCACTTCGGAGGTGCCGATGCCGAACGCGAGCGCGCCGAACGCGCCGTGGGTGGAGGTGTGGCTGTCGCCGCACACCACCGTGGTGCCGGGCTGGGTGAGCCCCAGCTGCGGCCCCACCACGTGCACGATGCCCTGCTCGGCGTCGCCCATCGGGTGCAGGCGGATGCCGAATTCCTCGCAGTTGCGCCGCAAGGTGTCCACCTGGGTGCGCGACACCGGGTCGGCGATCGGCAGGTCGATGCCGGTGGTGGGCACGTTGTGGTCCTCGGTGGCGATCGTGAGGTCGGGGCGGCGGACCGGCCGGTCCGCCAGCCGCAGCCCTTCGAACGCCTGCGGGCTGGTGACTTCGTGCACGAGGTGGAGGTCGATGTAGAGCAGGTCCGGCTCATGACCTTCGCCTCGGCGCACGATGTGGCCGCTCCAGACCTTCTCCGCGAGCGTGTTGCCCATCGCTCCTCCCCATCGAGATGTGGTGGTCGCACCCCGGTTCCGGGGCACTGTCCCAAAGAGTGGACTTCTCAGATATCGAGAAGTTAGTATCGGTACGTGGGACAGCATAGCGGCATCGGAGTGTTGGACAAGGCAGTGGCCGTGTTGCAGGCCGTAGCGGGCGAACCGTGCGGCCTGACGGAGTTGTGCGGGCGCACGGGCCTGCCCAGGGCGACGGCGCACCGGCTCGCGGTGGGCCTGGAGGTGCACCGCTTGCTGCGCCGCGGCTCGGACGGGCGGTGGCGCCCCGGTGCCGCGCTGGCGGAACTGGCGGGCGGCGCGGTGGACCCCCTGCTGGAGGCGGCGTCGACGGTGCTGCCCAAATTGCGGGACATCACGGGCGAAAGCGTGCAGCTCTACCGCCGGGACGGCATGCAGCGCCTGTGCATCGCCTCCGCGGAACCCCCCAGCGGCCTGCGCGACACGGTCCCCGTCGGTTCCACCCTCCCGATGGTCGCGGGCTCCGGGGCGAAGGTCCTGGCGGCCTGGGCTGATCCCGCGACGCAGCGAGCGGTCCTGGCCGAAGCCGTCTTCGGCGAACGCACCCTCCTGGAGGTCAGGCGGCGCGGCTGGGCCCAGAGCGTCGCAGAACGCGAATCGGGCGTGGCGAGCGTCTCCGCCCCCGTCCGCGACTCCCAGGGCGGCGTAGTGGCCGCCATCTCCGTCTCAGGCCCCATAGACCGAATGGGCCGCCGCCCAGGAGCCCGCTGGGCAGCGGACCTACTAGCAGCAACAGAAGGCCTCCAAAACCGCCTCTGAAAGCTTGTCGGGGTCCGGTTGCTCTGGTGTCCGGGTGGCGGAACCTCAGCGTTCTTCTCGCTGCCGGATCTTTTTCCCGAGTGGCTCCGCCACGAGGGAAAAAGCCGTCCTCGCGAGAAGAACGCTGAGAACCCGCGGCGGTGCCGGTGGACATGGTGGTCACCGCTCAGCGGCTCCGCCGCTGACAAGACACGGACAGACCAAGGCCGAGACCAATGCCAAGGCCGGTAAGGCGCACGAACCACAAACCTCGAACACGATTAGGGCCCCGCTTCCCAAAGGAAACAGGGCCCTAATCTTTGTAGTCCCGACGGGATTCGAACCCGCGCCGCCGGCGTGAGAGGCCGGTGTCCTAGGCCGCTAGACGACGGGACCGCGCTACGACACAAAGCCTACACACCCCACCCACAACCCCCACACCCACCCCAAGAAACCCACTCCCCCACCAACACCAAGAACAAGAACAAGACCAAGACCAAGACCAAGAAGACACCAAACCCAAACCCCAAGGCCCAAGTCCCAAGGCCCAAACCCCCAGACCTGAGCCCCCACCCAAAGCACCAAACCCACTCAACCCCACCACCACGCAAAGCGCGAAGCGCGAGCCCCCTCCCGGCAAGCGCGAAGCGCGAGCCCCCAGCCCACCCACAAAACCGCCGGCAAACCCACACCCAGCACCACCGCACCGTGGGGGCCCGGGGGGTCACCCCCCGGAAAGCGAGGAAAAACGGAAAAGCGCCCACCCCAAAGGGGTGGGCGCTGAACACACTTCTGTAGCCCCGACGGGATTCGAACCCGCGCCGCCGGCGTGAGAGGCCGGTGTCCTAGGCCGCTAGACGACGGGGCCCTAGAACGAACGATCATTGCTGATCGTTCCGCTGGGGTACCAGGACTCGAACCTAGACTAACTGAACCAGAATCAGTCGTGCTGCCGATTACACCATACCCCATCGGCTTCGGCTTTCAGCGATCCTCTTCCGGGCTTCTGGAGGAAGTCCGACTCGGTGTCGCTGTCTGCCTGCTGATGAAAATAGTAGAGCATGGCCCGCGAGGCCGTGACAGCACCCCCCTCTTTTGCCGATTTCCCTGGTGGGGGCGGGTTTCGGGAGTGCTGTCGCGGATGGACGCCGCCGGTTCGCGGGCCGGGCTCGATCAGCGGGTCAGCGCGCCGATGCGCGTGGTCTCGCGCGGTGCCGGATCACCGGGGGCGTGCTGGGCGGGGATCTCGGGGGCGAACGGCAGGTCGCAGACGAGGAGCTCGGGGAGCTCGGCGAGGCTGGTGATCATCGAAACGCCGTCGGGCGGCGCATGTTCTGTCCCGCTGCGGTTGAGCCAGACGCCGTGCAGGCCCGCGTCGGCGGCGCCGAGGGCGTCGGTGTCGAGCCGGTCGCCGACGTGCACGACTTCGTGCGGGGCCGCGTCGAGGGATTCGCAGGCGGCGTGGAAGATCCGCGGATCCGGTTTGGCGACGCCGAGTTCACCGGAGATGAGCATGCTGTCGAAGGCGCCGGCCAGTCCGGTGTGGCTGATCTTCTTGCGCTGGTAGGCGCTGGGCGCGTTGGTGATGACGGCCAGTTGCAGGCCGCTGGCGCGCATCCATTCGAGGCAGGGCAGGGCGTCGTCGAACAGCCGCCAGGCGGCTTGCATGGCGGCCATCCGGTAGTCCTCGCGGGCGGCGGCTTCGGCGTCGCTGATCTGCTCGCCGAAGGCGGCGAAGAAGGCGCGGGTCCGTTCGACGCACATGGTGGCGAAGTCGACTTCACCGGCCACGTACCGCTCGTAGTGGTCTTCGGTGGTGTGGCGCCACACGGGCCAGGCGGCGTCGTTGCCGATGAGGGCGCGCAGGCCGAGGCGGGAGGAGGCGGCGTTGTCGAGCAGGGTGTCGTCGATGTCCAGGCACACGGCTTTGATGCGGCCGGGTTCAGGCGTGGTCGGGGGGTGCGGCGCGGATGTCACCCCGAGAGGCTAGGGGTTCACCGGCGGTGTCCGCCTCGTCCAAGACGGTGACAGTCGTTGGCCTGACACGGTTTAGTCGAAGTACCAGTACCGGGTGACGTCCACTGGGGACATCACCCGGTCGCTGGAATCGTGCTGCTGATCAGACCAGCGCGCGGCGGAGCCGGTTCAGCGAGACCTCGCGGCCGAGCAGTTCCATGGATTCGTACAGCGGCGGCGAAACGGTGCGGCCGGTGACGGCGACCCGCACGGGTGCGAAGGCCTTGCGCGGTTTGATGCCGAGTCCGTCCACGACGGACTCCCTCAGCGCCGTCTCGATGGCTTCGGTGGTCCATTCGGGAAGCGCGTCGAGCGCCCCGATGGCGGCGTCGAGCACGGGCCGGGCGTCGTCGCCGAGGGCCTTGGCCGCGGAGGCCTCTTCGGGCTCGAAGTTCTCGCCCGCGAACAGGAATCGCATCATGCCGACGGCGTCGGAGAGCACGATGAGCCGTTCCTGCACGAGCGGCGCGGCGGCCCGCACCGTTTCGAGCTGCTGCTCGGTCGGTTCGGCGTCGAGCACTCCGCCGTCGACGAGGTAGGGCACGACGCGCTGCACGAAGTCGTCCGGGGCGAGCGCCCGCAGGTGCGCGGAGTTGATCGCGTCGGCCTTCTTCTGGTCGAACCGGGCGGGGTTGCCGCTGACCCGGCTGATGTCGAAGGCCTCGACCATCTCGTCGAGGTTGAACACGTCGCGGTCGTCGGCGATGGACCAGCCGAGCAGCGCGAGGTAGTTGAGCAGTCCCTCGGGCAGGAATCCGCGGTCGCGGTGGTGGAACAGGTTCGACGCGGGGTCGCGCTTGGAGAGCTTCTTGTTGCCTTCGCCCATGACGAACGGCAGGTGCCCGAACTCGGGGACGAAGTCGGTGACGCCGATGCGCTGCAGCGCTTCGTAGAGCGCGATCTGGCGCGGTGTCGACGACAGCAGGTCTTCGCCGCGCAGCACGTGCGTGATGCGCATGAGCGCGTCGTCGACGGGGTTGGTGAGCGTGTAGAGCGCGTCGCCGCTGCCGCGGACCAGCACCGGGTCGGGCACCGTGCCCGCGCGGAAGGTGATCTCGCCGCGGACGAGGTCGGTGAAGGTGATGTCGTGGTCCGGCATCCGCAGCCGCAGCACCGGGGTGCGGCCTTCGGCGCGGTGGGCGGTCTTCTGCTCGTCGGTGAGGTCGCGGTCGAAGTTGTCGTAGCCGAGCTTGGGGTCGCGGCCCGCGGCCTTGTGCCGGGCTTCGACCTCTTCCGGCGAGGAGAACGCCTCGTAGAGCTCACCGGCGTCGAGCAGGCGCCGCGCGATGTCCGCGTAGACGTCCTTGCGCTCGCTCTGCCGGTACGGCCCGTAGGGGCCGCCGACTTCGGGACCTTCGTCCCAGTCGAGTCCCAGCCAGCGCAGCGCGTCGAGCAGCGCGTCGTAGGACTCCTGGCTGTCCCGGCTGGCGTCGGTGTCCTCGATGCGGAACACCAAGGTGCCTTCGTGGTGCCGGGCGAAGGCCCAGTTGAACAGGGCGGTGCGGATGAGCCCGACGTGCGGTGTGCCGGTCGGTGACGGGCAGAACCGGGCGCGGACGGTTCCGGGCGCTGGTGTGGCGAACTCTGGCGTGCTCATGACCGGTCCACCCTATCCGGCGAGGTTCGGCGCTTGACCAGCGACTCCGGGAGGAGCACCCTGAGATTATTCAACGCCCGTTGAATATCAATCTCGGAGTTCACCGGTGTGCGGCGCCGGATAGGAGTGATCGCAATGGAGCGCACGACTTGCTGCATCATCGGCGGCGGCCCCGCAGGCATGGTCCTGGGTCTGCTGCTGGCCCGCTCCGGAGTGCGGGTCACCGTGCTGGAGAAGCACGGCGACTTCCTCCGCGACTTCCGCGGCGACACCGTGCACCCGACGACCTTGCAGCTCATGGACGACCTGGGCCTGGCGGAGCGGTTCGCGGAGCTGCCGCAGCGCCGGGTGGACATCGTCCAGCTGCCCGTCGGCCGGGACGGCGATTTCCTGACCATCGGCGACTTCCGGCTGCTGCCGATCAAGTACCCCTACATCGCGCTGGTCCCGCAGTGGGACCTGCTGGACCTGCTCGCCGACGAGGCGAAGCAGGAGAGCGACTTCTCCCTCCGGATGCAGACCGAGGTCACCGAGCTGATCCGGGAAGGCGGCCGGGTCAACGGCGTGCGCTACCGCGACGCCGACGGCGGCACCGGGGAACTGCGCGCCGACATCACGATCGCCTGCGACGGGCGGGATTCGCTCGCCCGTCGGCTGCCGGAGCTCCGCCTGCGCGACTTCCCCACCCCGATGGACGTGCGCTGGTTCCGGGTGCCGCGCAAGGAGGACGACCCGGCCGGGCTGATCGGGCTGGTCCGCGACCGCACGTTCACCGCGCTGATCGACCGCGGCGACTACTACCAGACGGCGTCGATCATCGAGAAGGATTCCGACGCGGCCGGCAGGTCCCGGCCGATCGAGGAGTTCAACCAGCGGCTGCGGCACCTCGTGCCGTGGTTCGACGACGGTCGCGAGCTGGTCGACACGTGGGAGGACGTGAAGCTGCTGCACGTCACCCTCGACCGGTTGAACAAGTGGCACGTGCCCGGCCTGCTGTGCATCGGGGACGCGGCGCACGCGATGTCACCGGTGGGCGGCATCGGCATCAACCTGGCCGTGCAGGACGCGGTGGCCGCCGCCCGCCACCTCGCGGCTCCGCTGCGGGAAGGCCGGTTGCGCCGCAGGCACGTGGCGGCGATCCAGCGCAGGCGCTGGCCCACGACGCTGCTGATCCAGGGATTGCAGAAGGTGTTGCACCGCAACGCGGTCGAGCCCGGCCTGCGCGGCGAGATCGACTTCGGGGACCGGACCCGGCTGCCGCGCCCGATTCGGATGATCACGCGATTGCCGCTGCTGCGCATGTTCCCGCCCTACATCCTGGCCTACGGCGCACTACGCGAACGGCCTCCGCGTGAGGCTGTGCGGGGGTAGTCGGGCTCTTCTTGCTCTGGTGGGCGGGTAGCGGAACCTCAGTCGCCTTCTCGCTGCGGGATCTTTTTCCCGAGTGGCTCCGCCACGAGGGAAAAAGCCGTCCTCGCGAGAAGACGACTGAGAACCGGCCGGTGGTCGGCATTGGGACGTGGGCTATTCGCTTCGCGAATACAGGCACGGCCTTCGGCCGCAACGCAAGCCGGCTTCGCCGCCCAAGGCACGGCCCTTCGGCCGCCAGGCACGGCTTCGCCGCAGGGCAGGCGTGGCTTCGCCCGCCCACTGGACGGCCTTCGGCCGTGGCGGGGCTGCTACTGGACGGGGTTGGTGAGGGTGCCCAGGCCGTCGATGGAGACCGAGACGCTCTGGCCCGACTTCACCGGGCCGACGCCGGCGGGCGTGCCGGTGAGGATCACGTCGCCGGGCAGCAGTGTCATGATGCGGGACACCCACGACACGAGACCGGCGACGTCGTGCAGCATCAGCGACGTCCGCGACTGCTGCTTGAGCTCGCCGTCGAGCTCGGTGCGCAGGCCCAGATCCGCCGGGTCGACGGAGGTGTCGATCCACGGGCCCAGCGGGCAGAACGTGTCGTAGCCCTTCGCCCGCGTCCACTGCCCGTCGGCCTGCTGCTGGTCCCTCGCGGTGACGTCGTTGGCGATCGTGTAGCCCAGGACCACGTCGAGCCCGCGCGCCTCCGGAACGTCCTTGCAGGGCTGGCCGATGACGGCCGCGAGCTCGCCCTCGTAGTCCACCCGCTCCGAGTTCGGCGGCAGCTTGATCGGCGCGTTCGGGCTCGTCACCGAAGTGGACGGCTTCATGAAGATGACCGGGTTCGCCGGTGCCTCACCGCCCATCTCCTTCGCGTGGTCCGCGTAGTTCTTGCCGACGCAGACGACCTTGCTGGGCAGGATCGGCGCGAGCAGCCGGACGTCGGCCATCGGCCACTTGCGCCCGGTGAAGGTGGGGTCGCCGAACGGGTGCTGGTCGATCTCGATGGCCAGCACCTTCTCCTGCGGCGCGGACGGATCGGGTTCCAGCGCGACGAACGACACCCCGTCGGAGTGGGCGACTCGGGCCAGGCGCACGGCGGACCTCTTTTCGTTCCCGGTTGCTTCGTACTCGGCTCGCTCGTGCTGGGACGAGGCGAACCGTCCCAGCCTATGCGGTGTCGTCGCCGGTGCCGCCGCCGCCCGAAACGGCCCTCACCGCGGACCGGCGATCGCGTTGTGCCGCAAGGCCTTGTAGGCGAGCGCGTCGCACAGGGCCAGCCAGCTCGCCTCCACGATGCTGCCGTGCACGCCCACCGTGGTCCACTCGTCGGTGCCGTCGCGGGATTCGACCAGCACCCGCGTCACCGCGTCGGTGCCGGAGGCGTCGGTGAGGATGCGGACCTTGTAGTCCACCAGCTCCACCGAATCCAGCCACGGCAACCGCCCCACGAGCGCTTCGCGCAGCGCGGCGTCCAGCGCGTTCACCGGCCCGTTGCCCTCGGCGGTGGCGATCACCCGGCTCCCGTCCACGTGCACCTTCACCGTCGCCTCCGACACGACCGTCCCGTCCGGGCGGTGGTCGAGCACCACCCGGTAGGACTCCAGGTCGAACGGCGCGTCGGGCTCCCCCGCGTCCT
This window of the Saccharopolyspora gloriosae genome carries:
- a CDS encoding fumarylacetoacetate hydrolase family protein; translation: MRLARVAHSDGVSFVALEPDPSAPQEKVLAIEIDQHPFGDPTFTGRKWPMADVRLLAPILPSKVVCVGKNYADHAKEMGGEAPANPVIFMKPSTSVTSPNAPIKLPPNSERVDYEGELAAVIGQPCKDVPEARGLDVVLGYTIANDVTARDQQQADGQWTRAKGYDTFCPLGPWIDTSVDPADLGLRTELDGELKQQSRTSLMLHDVAGLVSWVSRIMTLLPGDVILTGTPAGVGPVKSGQSVSVSIDGLGTLTNPVQ